DNA sequence from the Cucumis melo cultivar AY chromosome 6, USDA_Cmelo_AY_1.0, whole genome shotgun sequence genome:
CAGGTCCTAAACCTGGTGTTGATGAATTTGGTAAAGATGCTTTGATGGAGGATTGGGTGAAGCAGTTCGAGGAGATGGCTGGCTCTCAGGTACATTGCTAGAAGCCTTTGGAACCCTTGAATGTTCAATTGGGTCTTTAATGGAAATACTTTTTGTAGTCTGAAGTGTCTTGAACAATGTTTCGTAATCTCAAGTGTTTAAATACTGATTGAGGGTGAGTTTGGTATGATGATGGAAGAGTGGAAAGTGCTTTAAAGATTTTTTAAGAAGTTTTTTATGGTCTTTGGTCCACAGTTAAATGCGTTTCTTCTGAAATTTTTTCATAGAAGAAGTGCAGGAGGTAAAGATGCCTAGGAATTTCCCTAATTCCAATCAGGATCTTCTGTCTTGGTCCGTTAACTTAAATCACATTCACATCCCTTCTTCTATTGATTGGAGTAAGTACCCCTGCTCTCTTTGTGAGGTTGGGGATTAAATCTTCTTTCATTGTCAAGCAACCTGTGAGTTCAATGATTGTAGAAGTGAAAGGTCGAGCCATCAACTATTGATATTGTAGTTTGTGCCTTATCCAGTGACCTATGTTCGAATTGTTTATTGACAGGTAACTTGTGAAACTGAGTCTTTTGTTTTAGGAAGTTTAATGGAAACACTGGTGAGGATTCAATGATTGTCGAAGTGAGCCATCAACTATTGAACTTTGCTTGTGCTGACAATTATGTAGATGCCTTATTCTTAGCATTTCATTTTAGTTGCAAGTGTAACCGAATATTTCTACCTTGTTTTCAGAAGTCCGACCTCTTCCCTGGTCCTTTTTCATTGGAAATTTGTCTCTAGGATGGTGTATGCTTTTTGGTTACCCTTTCTCGCATCTTTCTTTAGGTCCTTCACTTACTGAGGTTTTGCCTACAGGCACTTTAGATTTTACCTATTCGTGTAATGGAGTTTTTAGCTTGTGAGTTGAAATGTCTGTGGAATAAGTTTTCTGTTATCAATTActtctaaaatgatttattaatCACTGCTGAGAGAGAGATGGCTTCGTTCTTGATTGGTGAATGCATTGGGATGGTAGGTGCTCTGAAATAGTGGGGATTGGTCTAGGCACAAATATCTCATAAGTTCAACTTTTTATGTAAATAGTTAGTAGTCTTGTCAGATTTTCCACCACTTCTCTCatggtgtgtgtgtgtgtatatattcaAATTGAGATGGAGTGGATATTTCATTGAAGGAATAGCTTTACTTTCTAATTGGAAGCTTAAACACTGAGACGAAGCAAGTAGAACTCCTTTTCTGCAAGAAAGAAGTGTAAATGAAAAGGCCAAGGGTTTTCCTCAATCATTGTTTTTCGAGTAGTCTTTAGCTCCATTTCAATCATGGTTCTGCATTGAAAtcttagaaaaaagaaaaaagaattgacGTAATTTTAAGATGTTTAATAACATGATTCCATAGGATCCTAGGAATTGTTATAATGACTGATTTGGTCTGTAGCTGTCGAGATTTCCCTCTTTATTATTAACACATAGGACAAGTCTCTTTAGGGACCTCCTATAAAATTGGAACAATAAAGTAAGGATAGCATAGTACAGTGGAACTGGAAATATTCACGGGGAAGTGGGAACATAAACACCTTCTAATTCCCATTGGAATCTTTTTAATACTCATGGTGTTGAGTCTCAGTCCTTGTGCTTTATGGTCTTGACTTGACTTCTCACTAACCTCTAAGAAGGCTTCACCCACTTCAAGGTTAGCTTTAGAGACATCAAAGATTTCAAGTTGGGGTAGACATCCTGAGGTTCTTTTTTGGAGTTTTGATCACTCGTTTCTCATCCTAATATGAACAGTAAGGTTGTTTTGGTGTGTTAAATTACCGTTTAACCAAAAAATTTGAGCTGATGATGGGTTGTGGTAAATTTAACTATATCAGCACTTTAACACTCCCCACCTGTGGGTTTGAAATTTCGTAGAAGGCCTAACaagtgaaaattaaaattaattggAAAGGAAATAACAATATAAGGGTTTGAACACCATATTACTTCTTGATCTAATACCATGTTAAATCACCAATTGACGCAAAAGCTTATGTTAGTGAGTTATGTTGAACATAGTTATATCAACATTTTATCATTTACCATTTTTCCATGTTGGTTGAAATGGTAACTCTAtgttcttttatctttttctgaATTATGCTGTTTCTAGTTTTTCTATGTTAATCATACCATGAGTTTAACATGCACCGCTCCCAACTATAGGACATGGAATCCATTGTTGAGACCATGATGCAACAACTTTTATCCAAAGAGATTCTCCATGAACCAATGAAGGAAATAGGAGAACGATATCCCAAGTGGTTGGAGGATCATAAAGCAAGTTTGAGCAAAGAAGAATACGAACGCTATTCTCAGCAATACAACCTGATAAAAGATCTCAACATTGTGTATGAACGCGAACCTGACAACTTCAATAAAATTGTGGAGCTCATGCAGAAAATGCAAGAATGTGGCCAACCACCAAATGATATTGTGCAAGAGCTGGCACCTGATTTCGATTTGTCTAATCTTGCACAACTGTGAGTTTATTCTACCTGTGATCATCAATTAGTTACTGTTCTCATCTCatcaattttgtattttttgtcATAAGCACATTTAAGTACATTAAAATGAAGTTTTGAGATGTGTTGCGagtaaaatgaagaaaaactGGATCAAATTTTGATTCTATGTTGACAATAATCAGTATACTCTTCTCTATGCAGATCTCCAGAAATGTTAGAGTCGCAGCCGAATTGTTGTATAATGTGAGGTAATGCTTTTAAATGCCTTTGTGCTGCTTCCTTCCATTTACtctcatatttaaatattgttaTATCCAAGAAATTACTTTGTCCAATAATCATGTGTTCATTTTCAATGTTCAGCAGTAGTTTTTTAGTTTATACTCCTTTTATAATCATAGGGTGGTGGATGAGTATTGGACTCAGATATCTCTTCTCTCTCTCAGATACAGACATTGGATTTTTGTAGTATTAGAAATGATTTCTTCTGCATTGTCTGTTCTATGAATTGTCCCCTCCTTGCTCGATTTCTCATGCACATGTTCACACAAACTGATACACATTTTTTGTAGTATCAGAAAGGCCATTTAGATTGACTTTTTGTTGCACTTACAAATACTTAGAAAGTCAATTCATACACATCCTTCTTCTACCTTACCTATTGTGCCTTTGCTTTGGTTTGAATACCATTCCTCGAGCTTGAGTTCATGTGCGCATACCACTACATGTTTATTGTAGTGCCAAGAAATTATCCTCTCTACCATGTTTGCTGTGCCCTTCGGTTTGAATCATGCACTTTTCTCTCCATAAACACGCAGTAATTTTGTAGTACTAGACATGGTTTCTTCCTATTTCATTTTCTTGTGCTTTGACTTGGATTATGTAGTGGAAATGACACAACACCTTGTGGAGTCTTTGAATGGAACTGAATATTCTGCTTTGGTCCTCATAGTCCGAACTCAAAGTATACTTTTTTTAATCgtattttttaaatgatgataattataataataagagGCCATGATGAAGGTTTAATTTCTGTTCCATTTTAGTTTTTGATCTcttaaattataatatatatatattttttaaattttgtacaTGATGATAATCACAATCATTTTAGATTTTCCtgttattttttgaaattatgaaggaaaaaaaaaatagtaccTTTTATGTTTTCATGATTTAATCCatttaacaaataataataatgagttTCCTTGGGTGgaaaagaactttttttttccttaatatttggtaattttatttaataacgAAAGTCGTCATACTATAGTATATACATACACTATCCATTTTCATGGAAAGAATAATCTTTgtataatttctaatttaaattattaaaattaatgaGATGTTCATGAGtaaactatttcttttttctaaagcTATGCATTTTTGGCTATTGAATTGTCA
Encoded proteins:
- the LOC103490885 gene encoding peroxisome biogenesis protein 19-1-like — encoded protein: MADHSDDLHELLDSALDDFQKFDLNPSLSRNGDGGESRAVLPSGVQGLGMGLPDLRSKKKGKQKVSKESHVSEALDKLREQTREAVKGLESVSGPKPGVDEFGKDALMEDWVKQFEEMAGSQDMESIVETMMQQLLSKEILHEPMKEIGERYPKWLEDHKASLSKEEYERYSQQYNLIKDLNIVYEREPDNFNKIVELMQKMQECGQPPNDIVQELAPDFDLSNLAQLSPEMLESQPNCCIM